CGCGGAGAGCACCGCGGAGTCGGCGATCAGCGGACGGAACCCCTCCATCAGATCGAGGGCCAGCGCCGGGCGACCAAATCTCGGTTGATGGTAGTACCCGATGAACGGATCGAATCCAATCGCGTGACAGACGATGGTGAGGTCGCGGGTGCGAGATCTCGTGGAGGCGAACCTCCTGCACGACCTGCTTGCGGTCGCGCACCTGGAGCACCTCACCCGTCTTCCCGATCGTGAACCCGTGCCCGGTCACGTAGAGCGGCCGGAGATCGTCGCGCATCGGCACCAGTCGTCGAACCTCGTCCAGCTTCCCAGGCGATCCGTCCAATGGCCACACCGCCTGCGCGGCCTCGCCGAACAGCGGGAGTTGCTCCGGCTCGCCGTCATCTGCGGGCCAGGCCATTGCTTCGGCGGTTTCGTCCGGCAGACAGATGCCGACGAGCGAACATCCGGGGCACTTCGGGCTGTCCCTGAGGGGTGCCGGCAGCGTGCCCTCCTCCGCCATCGCCCGGGCGGCGCGCATGGCGGCAAGCGTTTCGTCGACGAGAAGCGGGTCGATCGGCACGCGGACGCGCTGCTTGGTCTGGTTGTAGTAGAGCACCGCTTCGTCGCACGTGTAGCCGGCATCGCGGAGAATCAGCGCCTGCACGCAGACCTGCACACGGTCCGACGGCCAGGCTTCGGGACCGTCCATTCCTTCGCGCGGCCGGCCGCGCTTGTAGTCCACCGGTGACACCGCGCCGGCCTGGCCTTCGACGAGGTCGAGCGTGGCGATCAACTTGTGGGTCTCGCTCGACAGTTGGACGGATCGGGAGTGGATGCGCTCTCCCTGCGCCTCACCCGGTTCCGGCAGAGCATCGGCCTTCGTCTCGAGTTTCTCGTGACGCAGGGCGCCTTCGACTGTGTCTGCGCTGTGCGCGAACACGCCGTCCACCCACTCATAGAAGAACAGGCGCGGACAGTAGACGAATTCGTTCAACATTCGGGCGGGGAGGTAATCGGGCAACGGCACGGACCGACACGGACGCGTCACCTGAGGACGGAGACGATTCCAGTCGTCGAGCGAGGGCGCCACGGGTTCAGCGGCAGCGACGGCGGCGTCCACGTCCGACGGCGTGGCGGCGGGGGCGGGGTCGTGACGAAGCGCGGGAGGAAACTGAATACGCATCAGTCGGGCTCCTCGATGACGATGGCCGGCGCGCGCGGAGAAGGTGCCCTGGTCGGTGTTGACGAACGCGGCTCGCGGTCGGGCGCGCGTTCAACGATGATGCACGGGCTGTCGATCGGTGAGTAGGCCTTACCGAGGGCGGTGATGACGCGGTCGCCGCGTCCGTCCGACGGCCCGAGGTCCACGAAGAGAACCTGGTCCTTGCGGTGGTCGATGATCTCGCTGAGGAGGTGGCGACAGCGGACGAGGTCGGTGGGCGTGAGCTGGCACTCGAAGACCGAGTACTGCAGGTGGTCGCCGAACCCGCACATCGTCTTGTGGACGCGCGCGAGGCGCTTGTCGTCGCAGACGTCGTAGGTGACGAGGAAGGTGTTGCGCATCCGGGCTGTCACCGACCCGAGAAACCGTCGCCGCCGTGCGCGATCATCGACTGGTGCCGGCGTCGGTCAGGACGGGGGCCGCCCGCGCCAGTCGACCAGCGCCAGGTCGCCGATGTGCCTGAACTCCGCCGTGTTCGACGTGACGAGCGTCAATCCGCGCCGAAGCGCCGTGGCGCCGATGAGCAGGTCATAGGCACCGACGGGCAATCCCTTGCGCTTCAGGTCGGCCCGCAGCGCCGCCGCCTGGAGCGCGTCCTCGCGCTCGAGCGGCAGAACGGTGACGGCGTCGAAGAACGCCGTCACGACCGCCCGCAGACGCCGCGCCAGCGCCGGGCGCAGTGCGAGCCCGTATTCGACCTCGAGCACGGTGATGGCGGAGACGGCGATCGCGGAGGGTGCGGTCGCCTGGATCCGCGAGAGGACCGGCTGGTCGCCGCGCACGAAGTCGCTGACAACGCACGTATCGAGCAGGTACGTCATGTGCGCCGCCTGCGTCGCGGCAGCACCTCGAACGGGTCGCGCGGCTCGACGAGATCGGTGCGAAGATCTTCGAAGCGGGCCGCGCGCGGCTCTCCCGTGAAGCGGCGGACGATTGTTGGCCACTCCGCGCGCTCAGCGGTGGCGAGCCATGTGCGGATGGCTTCGCGGATGAGGGCGTTCCTCGTTCGCCCGCTCGTCCGGGCGGCGCGCGCGAGCGCCTCAGCGGTCGGCTGGTCGATGTGGATGCTGAAGGTCATGATCTAACATGTTATGTTATGTTCGCTCCAGGCGAGTGTCAACCTTCACACCCAGGCTCGAGACGATCCACTCCCGCCTCCTCCTCCGCGACGAAGAGCCCGAGGCCGAAATGGGATCCGTACCCGAGCGAGATTGGGCCGGTTACCGGGGCGTCGAACCGCAGTCGAACCGCGAAGCCGACGTCGGCCGGCGGGCGCGTGGACGCGGGCCGGGCGTCTGACGTCGCAGACGTCGTAGGTGGCCAGACAGGTCTTGCACACCCGGCTGGAATCGAGCGACCGAGCCTACAACAACCGACCACCAATCGCGGGTGGCACGAGCGTCCGCAGTTCCGGGAACCGCTCCAGCAGTCTCGAGATGTCCGCCAGGTCCTTCTGCCGCTTGCTCGGCCGTCGCTTCTCATCGAGCGCGGCCCACACCTTGCCGCGCAGCACATCGTCCACGGCCGCAACCAGGAACGACACACCAAGCACCAGGCGCCGCTCCGCACGCGCCAGGAACTCGGCGTATCGCGGGTCGGTCTGGATCTGAACGCGGAGATCAGAGCCAGCTTTCGCAAGGTTGACGCTGTATGGGAACCGCTCGATCTGGAAGGACGGCCCGAACAGGTCGTCGATTCTCGAGAGCGCGTCGGCTGCGACGACGAGGTCGAGGTCGAGGCTGACGAGCGGCTCGACGTAGGCGTTGACGGCCTGGCCACCAATCACGCAGTAGTCGACGGGCTCACGCGAGAGGATGGCCACGAGTTCGTCGAGGAACTCTGACTGGTCCACGGTCACCGCCTTCCAGAAATCACGTCCGCGCATTGGGGGTGCCCTCCGTCACGGCGTAGCCGCGCGCCTTGACTCACTCGACACGGCCTGGAACAGGCCGCCGCCAAGGTGCCTTGTCCGGCCAAGGAGTACCGGGCCTTGGAGGGCCGTCTGAAAATCCAGCCGAAGCCAGCCGCAGATTCCGAGTCCAGGCATCACTTCGACTCGGAGGACCGCAATCCGTGGCGTCGG
This Vicinamibacterales bacterium DNA region includes the following protein-coding sequences:
- a CDS encoding ribbon-helix-helix protein, CopG family, translating into MTFSIHIDQPTAEALARAARTSGRTRNALIREAIRTWLATAERAEWPTIVRRFTGEPRAARFEDLRTDLVEPRDPFEVLPRRRRRT
- a CDS encoding type II toxin-antitoxin system VapC family toxin, coding for MTYLLDTCVVSDFVRGDQPVLSRIQATAPSAIAVSAITVLEVEYGLALRPALARRLRAVVTAFFDAVTVLPLEREDALQAAALRADLKRKGLPVGAYDLLIGATALRRGLTLVTSNTAEFRHIGDLALVDWRGRPPS
- the cas2 gene encoding CRISPR-associated endonuclease Cas2, which codes for MRNTFLVTYDVCDDKRLARVHKTMCGFGDHLQYSVFECQLTPTDLVRCRHLLSEIIDHRKDQVLFVDLGPSDGRGDRVITALGKAYSPIDSPCIIVERAPDREPRSSTPTRAPSPRAPAIVIEEPD